In the genome of Octopus bimaculoides isolate UCB-OBI-ISO-001 chromosome 24, ASM119413v2, whole genome shotgun sequence, the window AAAGCAGGAGGGACGAGGCTAAAAAGATATCTGATGCCCAATTTGCTGACGACATAGTTATGGTGACAAACGCAGCGAGGGAGGCAGAGGAGTTGATGCAAGACATGGACACTATGTCGATGAGTGTGGGACTGAATATGAATGAGATTAAGACGAAGTATCTATTAGAGAACATTAAGAAGCCAGAGAAGATTATGAATGTAGGCGGGAAGCCACCAGAGTTGGTTGAGGACTTCCTATATCTGGGAGCAAAGATTGGGAACACAGTGGGTGATATAGTTGAGAGGAAGAGCAAAGCCTGGGTGGCATGCCGCAGTTTGAGATCTATATGGAAGTCAGACCTTCGTAAAGACCTGAAGACCCCTCTCTTCGTtgattcagggttgataaaacaagtaccacttgaacacttgagtcgatgtaatcgacttgcccgcgtcctcaaaattgcaggccttgtgccaaaattcaaaaccagtCAGTGTCCATATAGGCAAACATACAAGTTTTCATATCGGTCTCTCTGCCCAGCCTTGTCCGCTTCtatatctgtctctttatatacagggtgtccataaattatctttacaacttcaacAAATTATCATTTAGATGTGTTGCGTGCAATCAATGCATTTAATGTAGAAGTGTTCTAAtagaattttatttgtttgctgTGTTATCcttattcactttgttttctttcttaatttttgaaattgacagcctttgtatgtgtatacacacgcacacgcacatat includes:
- the LOC106882658 gene encoding uncharacterized protein LOC106882658; amino-acid sequence: MEKHQDSSFTVSPAQSRRDEAKKISDAQFADDIVMVTNAAREAEELMQDMDTMSMSVGLNMNEIKTKYLLENIKKPEKIMNVGGKPPELVEDFLYLGAKIGNTVGDIVERKSKAWVACRSLRSIWKSDLPTDAMATHMSTDDVKLMDGLNLLRKQRDSSPNRLPYNLRRPNLAQKTIDQPGINTENTNIRPRLAQ